Within Channa argus isolate prfri chromosome 4, Channa argus male v1.0, whole genome shotgun sequence, the genomic segment ATGCAAAAACATTACCACTTGATATGCTTTGTCTTTAAAAGATTTTGACAGACATTTTTGCATAAAGGCtgttatattttgaatttttcgCAGAAGTAAAGATATAGATgggtatacatgtatatatattatttctttGACATatattatgtaaaatatatattattttattgagttcttaatgtaataattctgttgagagaaggaatGAGTTGGGCTTATTATTAGCGCACATTTTAGCCCTTGAGACTTGCCGTACCCGTCAAGCCGCTTAGCCACTCCTAGAAGTTTGCGGaagtttgtttttactgctgaAATTGAAGACATACACTTACTGGGTAATATCAGAAGGCaaagtgttgtttttccttGTACTTCGATAGATGGACCTCAGTTCAGAGAAAATACATCGCATCCTCACCAAGGTCAGTTATTTATGAAAGGATCAGCTTTTACACTTAAATGAAAACTTTTTGGATACCACTGCCGGTTAGCATAATAGGCTAGTAAATGTTAGCTGTTGTCAGCTTTTAGTAACCTGCTGGACCTGCTTTTTTACTTAACATGTCCCGGAGAAATGAGGATAACACGGAAATATGATACaactaaagacaaagacagcaaGGAGCTGCTAGTTGGCGTTTTTCCTCTAGTGATGTTTAGCCACGGTGAAAGGGGAGAATAATCTACTTAATTGGACTTATTCGCTACCTtcgttttattaaaatattaccaAGACTATTGAACTAAACAATTGTCCAGAAAATATCTGAGATCCAACCCCATAAATGACAAGATGACTTTGAAACGCAAGAAGCTTGACAGGAGAGACATTTTCTAACGTGACAATAATGCGAAAAAACAGCGGTAAAACAAAATTGGGCGAGTGTCTCCTGACTTGAATCTAATAGATCATCTTATTAACGCCTATTGTCAAGTGTAGCACATCTCTGGAGGAGGTTTCAATCTTTAAATGATGGACatactaaatataaataaaatctcaGTAAGAAAAGGTGTACTGATatttgctgcagttttaaaTACTGACTTTTGATTAGTGTAtttagtaaattattttttttttattcatctttgcttttcacagcaaacaaaattacaccaacaaataataattgaaataacATTTTAGTGGTATTGACCAGGGTATACTCAGTTATGTTGTATACTGTGCATTTAGATTAATTAATCTTAGCAACAACAGATAAGTCAGACTTTCACCCCCCATCTGATATTAGTACAAATACCGTGATGTTGCTGTTGAGGAGCTGCAGAAGGTCCATCGAGTCTATCCTGAGATTAAACCAACTACAGGCACATACAGTAAGTCTTTTTTTGAGACACACAATCCATCCTCTGCAGATATCACCACTTGTGTACCGtttgcatatttatattttgctaaGAGCTTCCTGTTCCTTCTCTGTTTTCAGCATTCAGTGACAGCACCCAGAAAGATCTGCTGAAATTAATTGGTAACATTccagtcaaatatgaaggtatgGGTGGCCTCTGTCACTAGAGCTCTGTAAAGTCTCCGTTTGAAGTCCTATTATGTACTGATATTAGCGTCTCTATTCTGTCCTAAGGCCGCTCCTATAACTTCCCCATTCAGTTCTGGCTGATGGACTCATTTCCTTTCACTCCTCCAATATGCCTTCTAAGACCAACCCCTAACATGGTCATCAGAGAGGGCAAGCATGTTGATGCCCGAGGACGCATCCATCTGCCGGGGCTGCATAACTGGAATTACGTAggttatatatttgtttttacaaatgtttaattttacagaCACAGTTGTGCGGTTTTCTCATCGGTTTTTCCTGCTATGTTAGCCCAAATCATCTGTGACAGGTCTTCTGACTGAGATGACTGCCAAGTTTGAAGATGATCCTCCACTGTCAACAAAGACCACACCAGACATCAAAGATCCCCATGAGCTTCTGGCATTTGTCTCTAATCTCCAGATCAGTGATGGTGCTTAGCTTTAAATGCATCTTTGGCATTGCTTTACAGTAAACAAATTAGGTTTTGAAATTGTTAGCCCAATTTGTGTCCATTCCAGGTGGAATTGGAAATCAGGATCAACCGATCAACAAAGTCTCAGTTATTGGAGGAGGAGATATAGGAATGGCTTCAGTGATGAGCATTTTGGCTAAGGTTTGAGACATTTGTGGTATTGTTTTTGTggtatacattttttatattgaaattaacttttactgtatattgtaatGACAGTTCTTTTTCTTCAATTTTTCATTCAGTGCACAGTGGATAAATTGGTTTTCGTTGATGTTTCTGAAAGTTCCACTAAGGGTGGCACTACTGATCTTGAGATTTTCAGTCTGCCAAAGGTTGAGGTATCCAGAGGTAAGCCAGTCTTTGCACTGTTGCACAGCGATATTCAATTGCCTGTTAGCTGAGTTATCACTAATGTCATACTCGTTCGAAGTCAGAATGGTATTACGGAGCCTGTCCTGTCCCTGGAGTTTGCAAAGTTGAAATGGCAACTACCAACTCAGCCATTTCAGAACAGACAAACTTTATCGTCATTGAGCACATGTACATATTGCACATATATGTTACAGTGatattttttctctgcatttaacccatcccacTGGGGGAAGCAGTGGGCAGACACAGAGTGGTTCCCAGGGAGCTAGCGTGActctcagtgtcttgctcagagtcacgcctggtgggtaggctgggatttgattcTGCGACTTCTgtatcccatcctgctgctctacccattgagcatTGAGGCATAATTCCCTGTGAATTCTGcattaacatcataaaaacatgcttctcttttttttttttaagaaaagctgttgcaaaataaGGCTTTGTAGGATGCAATGATCACAAAAACATCCACGAAATCTGGGAGGGACTGGTTTTACTCCACCAGAACTTAATCAAGAGTTAATTGctgatgtctctctctctctctttttttttttttttatagatatgTCCGCCACAGCAGGGTCCAGAGTTATTGTGGTAACTGCAAATGCATGGAGCAGTGAGCAATCATATGTAAGCGTGGTTCAGACGAACGTGGACTTGTACAGAGGCATCATCTCAAACTTGACACTTCTCAGCCCTAATGCTGTGATGCTCATTGCTTCACAACCAGGTGACCGTGGCAAATACACTACCTTTTAAGGAATAGACAACTCTGCTCATTACCCCTTTATATCCTCAGCTCTGTTTCCTTTCTTGTCCAATCCCAGTGGATATCATGACCCATGTCGCCTGGAGGCAGAGTGGCCTACCTCCGACACGGGTAATCGGAGCAGGATGTAACCTTGACTCAGAGCGCCTTAGTCACGTTTTGGATATTAATCTGAACACCCATAAGCCAGCTTGGGTCATAGGAGAACTTTCAGACAACAAAGGTGCGTTTATTCACTATTTAGCTcctgttattttgttttaaactctATTTGCATAGCCAGAAATAGCGCACTACTTCGTTAATGTTTGTTCTTTCCATTCTCCAGACTTGGACACACATGACTGACCttgtaatgttttgtcttaCAGTTGCTGTGATGAGTAACACTGGGGTAAGCTCCAGTGGGCAGTTAGAGATCGGCCAAGGATCCAGTTCTACCAAACCATTGTTGGACAGGTACTGGCATGATTACCTTTAAGCCTGAGTTATGACTTTAGACTTTTTAGATGTAAAAACACTTCAGATTATCTCTCTTTGTTCTTGGGACTgaggttacattttttttgtacatgtagaGCATTTGAGATCATGAAGAATCAAGGCCAGCGGTCCTGGTCTGTGGCTTTGTCCATCGCTGACATTACAAACAGTATCCtgacagataaaaagaaaacccactCTGTCTCCACACTGGCTCAGGTAGTATTAACAACGTTTATCGTAACAAAACAAGCCTTTTAGTCTATGTCAACTTTCACTGAGTTGAAGTTTTTGTTCTTCCCTGTTTTTCTATTATCTGTAGGGTTGGGGGGGTATAGGTGCAGAGGTGTTCCTCAGCCTGCCGTGCATCATGGGATCAAATGGTTCCACACGCCTGGCTGGAGTGTCACTGGAACAGGAGGATGACTCCAAACTTAGGAACAGCGTTACCTCGCTCTCTAAAC encodes:
- the uevld gene encoding ubiquitin-conjugating enzyme E2 variant 3 codes for the protein MDLSSEKIHRILTKYKYRDVAVEELQKVHRVYPEIKPTTGTYTFSDSTQKDLLKLIGNIPVKYEGRSYNFPIQFWLMDSFPFTPPICLLRPTPNMVIREGKHVDARGRIHLPGLHNWNYPKSSVTGLLTEMTAKFEDDPPLSTKTTPDIKDPHELLAFVSNLQISDGGIGNQDQPINKVSVIGGGDIGMASVMSILAKCTVDKLVFVDVSESSTKGGTTDLEIFSLPKVEVSRDMSATAGSRVIVVTANAWSSEQSYVSVVQTNVDLYRGIISNLTLLSPNAVMLIASQPVDIMTHVAWRQSGLPPTRVIGAGCNLDSERLSHVLDINLNTHKPAWVIGELSDNKVAVMSNTGVSSSGQLEIGQGSSSTKPLLDRAFEIMKNQGQRSWSVALSIADITNSILTDKKKTHSVSTLAQGWGGIGAEVFLSLPCIMGSNGSTRLAGVSLEQEDDSKLRNSVTSLSKLMSQLRI